The genomic interval CCGGATCGGCGGCGGTCCCGGGCTGGCCGTGGCGCGCGAGGAGCTGGCCCGGCGCGGGGTCCGGCTGATCCTCGACTACGTGCCGAACCATGTGGCCCCGGACCATCCCGCGGTCACCCAGTGTCCCGAATGGTTCGTCAACGGCGTGGAGGACGACCTGGTGCGGGACCCGGCCGCCTGGCTCGCCGCGGGTGAGCACATCCTGGCCCGCGGCCGGGACCCGTACTTTCCCCCATGGCCGGACGTCGTGCAGCTCAACGCGTTCGATCCGGGCCTGCGTGGGGCGACCGTGCAGACCCTGGACGAGATCGCCCGGCAGTGCGACGGCGTTCGCTGCGACATGGCGATGCTGATGACCAACGAGGTCTTCGCCCGCACCTGGGGCCACCGCGTCGGGCCGGCGCCGGCCAACGAGTTCTGGCCCGCCATCATCAACGAGGTGAAACGGGACCGGCCGTTCGTGTTCATCGCCGAGGCGTACTGGGACCTGGAGTGGACGCTGCAGCAGCAGGGCTTCGACTTCTGCTACGACAAGCGGCTCTACGACCGGCTCGTGCACGAGGACGCGGACGCCGTGCGCAAGCATCTGACGGCCGGGCTCGACTATCAGGACGGGCTGATCCGGTTCCTCGAGAACCACGACGAGCCACGGGCTGCTTCCGCCGTGCCCGGCGCGCGCGGACGGCCCGCCGCGATCGTGATCGCCACCACGCCCGGGGCCACGCTCTGGCACGACGGGCAGTTCGAGGGTCGTACGGTGCGGCTGCCGGTTTTTCTGGGCCGGTACCCCGACGAGCCGGTCGACGAGGACTTGCGCGACTTCTACCGCCGGCTCGCCGGGTTGCGCATCGACCACGGCTGGTGGGAGCTGCTGGAGAGCTCGGGCTGGCCCGACAACCCGAGCAGCCAGGCCGTTCTGGCCTGGT from Paractinoplanes brasiliensis carries:
- a CDS encoding alpha-amylase; the protein is MTGWPEAPAVYEIDTWPWLTGLAARYRRPVALGDVPGEVWDELEGFDAVWLMGVWERSPAGLAVALADPGLRRDFHAALPDLHTSDVVGSPYCVRRYEVDTRIGGGPGLAVAREELARRGVRLILDYVPNHVAPDHPAVTQCPEWFVNGVEDDLVRDPAAWLAAGEHILARGRDPYFPPWPDVVQLNAFDPGLRGATVQTLDEIARQCDGVRCDMAMLMTNEVFARTWGHRVGPAPANEFWPAIINEVKRDRPFVFIAEAYWDLEWTLQQQGFDFCYDKRLYDRLVHEDADAVRKHLTAGLDYQDGLIRFLENHDEPRAASAVPGARGRPAAIVIATTPGATLWHDGQFEGRTVRLPVFLGRYPDEPVDEDLRDFYRRLAGLRIDHGWWELLESSGWPDNPSSQAVLAWSWRDGECRHLVVVNFGDRPAQARVRVPWSARGDSWRLTDLLDGQVFDRDGGELVEDGLYVDLPAWTAHVLRADRLVH